A stretch of Arctopsyche grandis isolate Sample6627 chromosome 9, ASM5162203v2, whole genome shotgun sequence DNA encodes these proteins:
- the LOC143917079 gene encoding tRNA-uridine aminocarboxypropyltransferase 1 — protein MDPKLVKELDEEPFLGMCIEDTTSLDEVEGRSACTNCCKSRKYFCYTCYIPVAELQDRIPTLKLPIKVDIIKHKHEIDGKSTAVHGAILAPNDVKIYTYPDIPDYSEKENIYLIYPSVSAKDVASLFRTDLDISNMSLDEKPKHNRTLMIESLDSNRANNDICDLDELPIERAVFIDSTWNQSRGIYKDERIKRLPCLVIQNRASQFWRHQKGSPRWYLSTIEAIHQFVLEIHLNMWGVDPYYEGPYCDGFRDIKRRNSKSDIRPYCGQYDNLLFFFTHMYKKIHSIYKHDQLLAYKRRLR, from the exons ATGGATCCCAAACTTGTCAAAGAATTAGATGAGGAGCCCTTTTTAGGCATGTGCATCGAAGATACCACATCTTTGGACGAAGTAGAAGGACGTAGTGCCTGCACCAATTGCTGCAAATCGAGGAAATACTTTTGCTATACCTGCTACATACCAGTCGCCGAACTTCAAGATCGTATCCCAACTTTGAAG TTACCTATCAAAGTCGACATAATAAAGCACAAGCATGAAATCGACGGGAAGAGTACGGCAGTGCACGGAGCCATACTCGCTCCAAACGATGTGAAAATCTACACTTACCCCGACATTCCAGATTATAgtgaaaaggaaaatatataccTCATATATCCGAGCGTGAGCGCTAAAGACGTGGCTAGTCTATTTCGCACCGATTTAGATATTTCAAACATGTCATTGGACGAGAAACCAAAGCATAATAGAACGCTCATGATAGAGTCGCTGGACAGCAACAGAGCCAACAATGATATATGTGATCTCGACGAGCTGCCAATAGAAAGGGCCGTTTTCATAGACAGTACGTGGAATCAGAGCCGGGGCATATACAAAGATGAACGCATCAAACGCTTGCCATGCCTCGTCATACAAAACAGAGCGTCACAATTTTGGCGGCATCAAAAGGGCAGTCCTCGATGGTACCTATCGACGATCGAAGCCATACACCAGTTCGTGTTGgagattcatttaaacatgTGGGGCGTCGATCCGTATTATGAAGGGCCGTATTGTGACGGCTTTAGGGATATCAAAAGACGAAATAGTAAAAGCGATATCCGCCCATACTGTGGACAATACGATAATTTGCTCTTCTTCTTCAcgcatatgtataagaaaattcaTAGTATTTATAAACACGATCAATTGTTAGCATATAAAAGACGTCTCAGATGA
- the ebi gene encoding transducin beta like ebi, translating into MSFSSDEVNFLVYRYLQESGFSHSAYTFGIESHISQSNINGALVPPAALLNILQKGLQYTEAEICIGEDGTETRLNESLSLIDAVMPEVVAIRQNQQNQQKQIVKSESVGGVPTPSGSTSNPGVAGTGQTGGTPSGAQSADQNGEESSGVVSTPSRTTPALTPAPDGMELDQSIEIPANKATVLRGHESEVFICAWNPSTDLLASGSGDSTARIWDMSDNPAASPNQLVLRHCIQKGGAEVPSNKDVTSLDWNCDGQLLATGSYDGYARIWTTDGRLASTLGQHKGPIFSLKWNKRSNFILSAGVDKTTIIWDAASGQCTQQFSFHSAPALDVDWQTNTSFASCSTDQCIHVCKLNVDKPIKSFQGHTNEVNAIKWDPQGQLLASCSDDMTLKIWSMKQDTCVHDLQAHSKEIYTIKWSPTGPGTQNPNMNLILASASFDSTVRLWDVERGACIHTLTKHTEPVYSVAFSPDGKFLASGSFDKCVHIWSTQTGQLVHSYKGTGGIFEVCWNSRGSKVGASASDGSVFVLDLRKL; encoded by the exons ATGAGTTTCAGCAGCGACGAGGTCAACTTCCTGGTGTATCGCTACCTGCAGGAATCCG gcTTTTCTCATTCAGCTTATACGTTCGGAATTGAATCACACATTTCTCAGAGCAATATAAATGGCGCATTGGTTCCTCCGGCAGCcctattgaatattttacagAAGGGACTGCAATACACGGAAGCAGAAATATGCATAGGGGAGGATG GTACAGAGACTCGTCTCAACGAAAGTCTCAGTTTGATTGACGCCGTGATGCCTGAAGTGGTGGCCATACGACAAAATCAACAGAATCAACAAAAACAAATCGTCAAAAGTGAAAGTGTAGGCGGAGTGCCTACCCCGAGCGGATCCACTAGTAATCCAGGAGTAGCCGGAACTGGACAAACTGGCGGAACTCCAAGCGGTGCCCAGTCTGCTGATCAAAATGGAGAGGAATCCAGTGGAGTCGTATCCACACCGTCCAGAACCACACCTGCCTTGACTCCGGCGCCGGACGGCATGGAG TTAGATCAATCTATTGAAATACCTGCCAATAAAGCAACAGTATTACGCGGCCATGAATCAGAAGTGTTCATTTGTGCGTGGAATCCATCAACTGATCTTTTGGCTAGCGGTTCTGGAGATAGCACAGCTAG AATATGGGACATGTCAGATAATCCAGCCGCCTCTCCCAATCAACTTGTTCTGCGACATTGCATCCAGAAAGGCGGTGCCGAAGTTCCGAGTAATAAAGACGTCACATCATTGGATTGGAAC tgtgacggacaACTCTTGGCTACCGGTTCGTATGATGGATACGCTCGTATATGGACGACCGATGGTCGGCTAGCTTCAACTTTAGGCCAACATAAGGGCCCTATATTTTCGCTCAAATGGAACAAACGTAGCAACTTCATACTCAGCGCCGGG GTTGATAAGACGACTATTATTTGGGACGCGGCGTCTGGGCAGTGCACTCAACAGTTCTCGTTCCATTCGGCTCCTGCACTTGACGTAGATTGGCAAACAAACACGTCGTTTGCCAGTTGTTCGACCGATCAGTGCATACATGTTTGCAAACTTAATGTAGACAAGCCCATAAAAAGTTTCCAAGGGCACACT AACGAAGTTAATGCCATAAAATGGGATCCACAAGGACAACTGTTGGCGTCGTGCTCCGACGACATGACCCTCAAGATTTGGTCGATGAAGCAAGACACGTGCGTGCACGACTTGCAGGCCCACTCTAAAGAGATATACACAATAAAATGGTCTCCGACGGGACCGGGTACCCAGAACCCGAACATGAACCTGATACTTGCCAGCGCCAGCTTCGACTCGACGGTGCGGTTGTGGGATGTGGAGCGAGGAGCGTGCATCCACACCCTGACCAAGCACACGGAGCCCGTGTACAGCGTCGCATTCTCACCGGACGGCAAGTTCCTGGCCAGCGGCTCGTTCGACAAATGCGTCCACATCTGGTCGACGCAGACGGGACAATTGGTGCACAGTTACAAAGGCACGGGCGGTATATTCGAAGTGTGTTGGAATTCGAGGGGGTCCAAGGTCGGGGCCAGTGCTTCCGATGGCAGTGTGTTTGTGCTGGATCTGAGAAAATTGTGA
- the LOC143917090 gene encoding uncharacterized protein LOC143917090 has product MLRRRRSSEADVGWWGGGDGRGGRGIDVVDDTPSWTVSRCGSWRCCSATARLGVTTLVGTDGALMMMMMMMVLRWCVMNLVVLDDRSMCTGSRMTPHPAVKIVVSFAPPFFKHLSSTLWLDSSIGM; this is encoded by the coding sequence atgctgcgccggcgccgctcttccgaggctgatgtcggttggtggggagGCGGGGACGGtaggggcggcaggggcatcgatgtggttgatgatactccgagctggaccgtgagtcgttgtggctcgtggaggtgttgtagcgctaccgcccgtctcggcgtgacgacgctcgtggggacggacggggccttgatgatgatgatgatgatgatggtgctgaggtggtgtgtgatgaatcttgtggtgctggatgaccgttctatgtgtactggatcgcgcatgactccacatccagctgtcaagatcgtcgtctcattcgctcccccattttttaagcacctgtcatcgacgttgtggctggactcgtcgataggtatgtag
- the LOC143917232 gene encoding E3 SUMO-protein ligase ZBED1-like — MAEAKIKVQAAPALSLSTDGWTSRNNDSYIAIVAHFINEETKLHSVLLGCINYKERHTSQNLCDFMKVIMAEWNISHKVAAIVSDNAANILYAVRLATKKICDVLERVKNIVEFFNRSTQGKHKLAATQQQMNLPVLKLKQDVQTRWNSTFDMLKRIVQVKDAVIATVALLRPDLTLNEGDWEVIEEVLPLLSPFYEITVEISAEKNSLLKKGMEDRFKDIEKNMLYAECTILDPRFKTRGFKNQRACEMVVQALRNKIGQVQLVQGDTPEAVPTSSDASTSIPSNKNSCIWDEYDQEIQKITRPDNQLAAGIRELDKYLNEEYLNRKEDPLQWWHERRLIYPHVYAYVLKRFCVVATSVPCERVFSATGQVPNERRTLLSSNKVSKLIFLHRRYYFLKGFKLSQSSEFLPGL, encoded by the exons ATGGCTGAAGCAAAAATAAAGGTACAAGCAGCACCAGCGTTGTCTCTTAGTACTGATGGTTGGACGTCTAGAAATAACGACAGCTATATAGCTATTGTAgctcattttataaatgaagaGACTAAACTTCACTCAGTATTACTTGGTTGTATCAATTATAAAGAGCGACATACTAGTCAAAACTTGTGCGACTTTATGAAAGTTATTATGGCAGAGTGGAACATTTCACACAAAGTTGCCGCCATTGTTAGCGATAATGCAGCAAATATCTTATATGCTGTTAGACTTG CTACGAAAAAGATATGTGACGTTTTGGAAAGAGTTAAAAATATTGTCGAGTTTTTTAATCGTAGCACACAAGGAAAACATAAATTGGCTGCTACGCAGCAGCAAATGAATTTGCCTGTTCTTAAGCTCAAGCAGGATGTACAAACCCGCTGGAATTCCACTTTTGACATGCTCAAGCGAATAGTACAGGTAAAGGATGCAGTGATTGCTACCGTTGCACTTCTACGTCCTGATTTAACTTTAAATGAAGGGGACTGGGAAGTCATAGAGGAAGTTTTACCGTTACTCAGTCCATTCTACGAGATTACCGTAGAAATAAGTGCCGAGAAAAAC TCTCTGCTAAAGAAAGGCATGGAAGATCGTTTCAAAGATATAGAGAAGAATATGTTATACGCAGAGTGTACGATTTTGGATCCTCGATTTAAGACGAGGGGATTCAAAAATCAAAGAGCCTGTGAAATGGTAGTACAAGCCCTTAGAAATAAAATCGGCCAAGTACAATTAGTTCAAGGGGATACTCCAGAGGCTGTTCCTACTTCCAGCGACGCATCAACATCTAtacctagtaataaaaatagctgCATATGGGATGAATACGaccaagaaatacaaaaaattactagGCCAGATAACCAGCTTGCTGCTGGCATTCGCGAATTAGATAAATACCTAAATGAAGAGTATCTAAATCGTAAAGAAGATCCGCTTCAATGGTGGCATGAACGTCGTTTGATATACCCTCACGTTTACGCGTatgttttgaaaagattttgtgTCGTAGCAACATCTGTGCCCTGCGAACGCGTTTTTTCAGCGACGGGTCAAGTCCCTAATGAACGTAGAACACTATTGTCATCGAATAAAGTgtccaaattgatatttttacaca GACGATATTACTTTTTGAAAGGTTTCAAATTGTCTCAGAGTTCAGAGTTCCTTCCCGGTCTTTAG